The window GAAAAATTGCAGAAGGTGACTTCAGTAATTTCGGAGATATCAGTACTCTTTTAAACCCTGAAATTGTAGAGGAGATCAAAAACGAAAGAATTTAAATTTATCTAATTTTTTAACCAATGAAAGCCCCGGAAGTTATTTTCCGGGGCTTTCTTGTGGTATAATAGTTCTTCTTCGCTAAGCTGGATTGATCACAACTATGCGAATTCACATGATATGAAATGCATTTTGAAAATAATAAAACATTCCCACTTTATAGAAAGATCTTCTTTCCCTAATAACCATGATGATCCATATAATCTTGATGATATTAGAGTAATAGTAGGAAGTAGCAAAAAATAGAATAAGGAAATTCAAAAAAATATTGAAAATTTGTGATTACATATACAATATCACTGTTATGATTCTATCAAACCTAGTATTATTCAATTGTTAAAATTAAACACCTGTTCAATAATTATTCTTAAATATTGCTTCACTCTATTGAAAATGAAATATTAATTAACAAATTATATTGCCTTAAACGCAATGATAATCAGAAAATTATTACTAACTTTAATGAGAACTTTAAAACCAATTAACTATGTCACATATATTAGCTGGAGTATTTGGTCATCACAGCGACTACAAAAAACTGGAAAGTGATCTGGAAAACTCAGGATTCGGAACTTCAGATTACATTGTATACCTTAATGATGGTTCCGGTAATTCCCAATATTTGGCAAGCGTTACCGTAAATGATCTTAACCAGATAGATCTTGCACGAAATGCATTTGTTCAGAATGCAGCATTGAAATCATATTTATTTGAAAACATGAACATCAATGAAACCAATTATGACACCATCAAAAGGTATATTGATGCAAGAAACAGAGCTGAAATCCACAGCAGTCCCGAAATTAAGATTAAAACGTCAAGTGACGGCATGAACTCTGAAGTGAAATTCTAATCGATATAAAATCTAATAGCCGGAGATCCGCAGTGTATTCTGCGGATCTTTTATGTTTGAAAAAACTAAAAAATTTCGTATTTTCGTCTTCTTATAGGCATGTGCACAAATGAGTTACGATTTAGAACAAGAGAATAAAGAGATCCTTGCAAGATATAAGGACCTGATTTCTAACACATACAGAACGTTGGATGAGGAGAATAATAAGCTCATCCGAAAGGCATTCGACATTGCATTGGATGCCCACAAGGATCAAAGGAGAAAATCCGGAGAGCCTTACATCTACCACCCTATTGCTGTTGCTAAAATTGTAGCGACAGAGATTGGTTTGGGAGCTACTTCTATTGCATGTGCCCTTTTGCATGACGTAATTGAAGATTCCGATTATACTTACGAAGATCTGAAAAAAATCTTTGGAGAAAAGATCGCCAGTATCGTGAATGGACTGACTAAGATTTCCATCATGAACCACCAGAATATCTCTGTACAGTCTGAAAATTACAGGAAACTGCTATTGACTTTATCCGAGGATTTCAGAGTTATTCTGATCAAAATTGCCGACCGCCTTCATAATATGAGGACTCTGGAAAGTATGGCTCCGGACAAACAGAAAAAAATCGCATCAGAAACGGTTTATATCTATGCTCCGATGGCCCACCGTCTTGGATTATACAACATTAAATCTGAGCTGGAGGATCTTTCCTTAAAATATAATAGTCCTGAAGTATATAATGAGATCACGGAAAAATTGGAACTTGCCAAGGAAAACCGTGAGCGATATATTAACGAGTTTACCAAAGAAGTATCGGCAAGACTTGGCGAAGAAGGCTTAAACTTTAAAATTAAAGGCCGCGCAAAAGCTATTTCCTCTATTTACAGAAAAATGCTGAAGCAGGGAGTTTCCTTTGAAGAAGTTTTTGATAACTATGCTATCAGGATTATCTATAAATCGGATGCAAAAAATGAAAAATTTCTTGCATGGAAAATCTATTCTATCGTTACAGATGTATACCACAGTAACCCGTCAAGAATGCGTGACTGGATTACACAGCCCCGTTCTACAGGATACGAAAGCTTACACTTAACGGTTTTAGGTCCGGATAGAAAATGGATTGAGGTTCAGATCCGTTCTGAGCGCATGGATGAAATCGCTGAAAAAGGTGTTGCTGCCCATTACAAATACAAAGAAGGCTACAAACAGAGTTCTGATGACAGAAACTTTGAAAAATGGGTAACCGAAATCCGTGAAGTACTGGAACAGCAGCAGAACCTTTCTACTTCAGAGCTCTTGGATAATATTAAGCTTAATTTATACTCCAAAGAGGTATTTGTATTTACCCCGAAAGGAGAAATTAAAATTCTCCCAACCAATGCT of the Chryseobacterium viscerum genome contains:
- a CDS encoding RelA/SpoT family protein; protein product: MSYDLEQENKEILARYKDLISNTYRTLDEENNKLIRKAFDIALDAHKDQRRKSGEPYIYHPIAVAKIVATEIGLGATSIACALLHDVIEDSDYTYEDLKKIFGEKIASIVNGLTKISIMNHQNISVQSENYRKLLLTLSEDFRVILIKIADRLHNMRTLESMAPDKQKKIASETVYIYAPMAHRLGLYNIKSELEDLSLKYNSPEVYNEITEKLELAKENRERYINEFTKEVSARLGEEGLNFKIKGRAKAISSIYRKMLKQGVSFEEVFDNYAIRIIYKSDAKNEKFLAWKIYSIVTDVYHSNPSRMRDWITQPRSTGYESLHLTVLGPDRKWIEVQIRSERMDEIAEKGVAAHYKYKEGYKQSSDDRNFEKWVTEIREVLEQQQNLSTSELLDNIKLNLYSKEVFVFTPKGEIKILPTNATALDFAFSVHSDLGMKCLGAKINGKLVPISYILQNGDQVDILSSQNQKPKSDWLEFVVTSKAKSKIKSYLNSQKNQLVEEGKEILQRKLRHAKINFNDEEINKLQKFFNLKSSQELFLKFQSNELDVSSLRKYIESKNVFNNLLSRFRKSPNKNQHFEEPKEENLDMIVFGKDEEKLNYTYAKCCTVIPGDKIFGFITISDGIKVHSDTCPNAINLRAQYDYRVIPAKWVNAESFKNRVKIEIEGLDRMGMINDITTVISGSMGMDMKSLSIESNNGVFTGNIILEVKNKGQLEETFKKLKNINGVSRVRRLQS